Proteins encoded together in one Oncorhynchus mykiss isolate Arlee chromosome 7, USDA_OmykA_1.1, whole genome shotgun sequence window:
- the LOC110527727 gene encoding V-type proton ATPase subunit S1-like protein, translating into MAKQDLFMFLHLFSVVFLQLSLSFDQVPAVVEKSLGGPTSQDIRVQNNGLASQSHSAASDGDSYLLVVEHPLRRVLQLYGWQLDSPHRTKRRLLQTSSTLPYSPLSVVYNGKTCILFRARKIAIRFRNSTLVDLTEKAFGPDAPVDTKGSMCSKDKATLVLRFGDVEDLRGLAIRLQMSNTFYESAGQNWFTLDSVHIHYNWTHEATFNASDVYAPSTYSYHCQHVSSLQKYDTLLVPSSITDNSANWHITFTDFQLQSFNVLSNKFASASDCATFFTPAILMGLITSLILLLVLAYALHMVVHLKHIDTYEEHKTTVYFPRSSETAESTDATGSTATEKNSL; encoded by the exons ATGGCAAAACAAGACCTCTTTATGTTTTTGCATTTATTTTCTGTCGTTTTTCTGCAGCTTTCTTTGTCCTTTGATCAAGTGCCTGCTGTTGTGGAGAAAAG TTTAGGGGGACCCACATCCCAAGATATCAGGGTTCAAAACA ATGGACTGGCTTCCCAGAGCCACAGTGCTGCTTCCGATGGGGACAGTTATTTGCTTGTGGTGGAGCACCCTCTCAGAAGAGTGCTGCAG CTTTATGGGTGGCAACTGGACTCGCCACACAGAACCAAAAGGAGGCTACTGCAGACATCGAGCACTCTTCCTTACTCTCCTCTGAGCGTGGTTTACAATGgaaaaacatgtatcctgtttagGGCCAGGAAGATTGCTATAAGGTTCAGGAACAGCACTTTAGTGGATCTCACAGAGAAGGCATTCGGTCCCGACGCACCGGTTGACACCAAAGGCTCCATGTGCAGCAAAGATAAAGCTAC GCTTGTTCTACGATTTGGAGATGTGGAGGACTTGAGAGGACTTGCCATAAG GCTACAGATGTCCAACACATTCTATGAGTCGGCAGGGCAGAACTGGTTTACTCTGGACAGCGTACACATCCACTACAACTGGACCCACGAGGCTACGTTCAATGCCAGCGACGTGTACGCTCCTAGTACCTACTCCTACCACTGTCAACACGTCAGCAGTCTGCAGAAGTACGACACGCTGCTTGTACCAAGCTCCATCACAGACAACTCCGCAAACTGGCACATCACCTTCACAGACTTCCAG TTACAATCGTTCAACGTGCTGTCCAACAAGTTTGCCTCAGCCAGCGACTGCGCTACGTTCTTCACTCCGGCAATCCTCATGGGTCTGATcacctccctcatcctcctcctggtCCTGGCCTACGCTCTGCACATGGTGGTGCATCTCAAACACATCGACACCTACGAAGAGCACAAGACTACTGTCTACTTCCCTCGCAGCTCAGAGACTGCAGAAAGCACCGATGCCACCGGCTCCACCGCCACTGAGAAAAACAGCTTGTAG
- the LOC110527728 gene encoding U1 small nuclear ribonucleoprotein C — MPKFYCDYCDTYLTHDSPSVRKTHCSGRKHKENVKDYYQKWMEEQAQSLIDKTTAAFQSGKIPPTPFPGAPPPGGAMLPPPNIGGPPRPGMLPVPGPPMGGHGPHMMQMMGPPPHGMMPGGMRPPMGHMQMMPGPHMMRHHRPMMLIRPGMIRPDR; from the exons ATGCCTAA ATTTTATTGTGACTACTGTGATACGTACCTTACACATGACTCG CCATCGGTGAGAAAGACTCACTGTAGTGGACGAAAGCATAAAGAGAATGTGAAAGACTACTACCAGAAATGGATGGAGGAGCAGGCACAGAGCCTCATCGATAAAACAA CGGCTGCCTTCCAGTCTGGTAAGATCCCTCCTACCCCATTCCCTGGAGCCCCTCCCCCAGGCGGAGCCATGCTCCCTCCTCCAAACATCG GTGGCCCTCCACGCCCAGGCATGCTACCAGTGCCCGGGCCCCCTATGGGTGGACATGGTCCTCATATGATGCAAATGATGGGGCCCCCACCACATGGAATGATGCCTGGAG GTATGCGACCACCAATGGGCCACATGCAGATGATGCCTGGCCCACATATGATGCGCCACCATCGGCCAATGATGCTTATCAGACCGGGTATGATCCGGCCGGACAGATGA